TTAATGAGCTAATTCTTctacttttcttcttcctcctccacatattctttcttctttttcccaaTGTTGCCAGCGGCagagtaatatataaaaaatcacatataaatatattgaatgtttatattttgtttgtctaattttatatatatttggatTCTTGTTCCTAACTCACTCCtttgattataatattatttttttaaaaatagataacATTAACTTCAGCTTATAATCCACGGTAGGTGAATCTTGAGAAAGTCCACAAGAGGCAGTATGAGGAAAatgggagagaaagataaaagaattaaatatattacaaaAGTTGAATTTGTAGATTTTCCTTATATGGCTCAACTCAAATGGATTGTCTAAACTCTAATATTTGACCAATTAGAACTTTCAAGAACTAGCCCCCTAAATCACTGCTTAGTTAACATCCTTGTCTCGTTGAATTCTCTTTAGAAACCTTCATACTGCATGCTAACTTCCACAAAAGGGTCTGATAATATAATCACAAGAAATTATTAACTATAGACTAATGTCATTTATTTATCATAGTTTTACAACAAAATATACACAAGCAGAGAGATAGAAAAGGAGAAGTgtgtgataaaataaattagtggAAAGAGATGAAAAATACTGAAATCTgtagaaattattatataagtttAATGAATGAATAACATTATCTTTAACAATGTACCTGTACCAACTGTGCACCAATACACACTGATATCTATGATGATAGTCCCAATGTATCTTCAAAATGAGATGAAGACATGAGACTTTAATTGCAAAGCGTTGCATAATGCATAACATagatcaatttatttattaacaacTTCCAAAACAGCATCTTACAAAGGCTTTGCTTTCTTCATATGTCATATACTTCTTATCCCAGAACCCCAAGTTGTTATTACTCACGAAGAGAATTCATGACTGAAGAAACTTTTGACTAAACAAGGTACAATATAGTAGAAAGAGTCCACTAATTCTGTCTATGGTCAAAAGAGTAAAGTTGCTATCTGTGACTATGAATGCTACCAACACATGTACAAACCCAGATTCTGATTCACatgattcatcttcatcttcattcttcagAAAGTACAAACTTTCCCTAACAAGTGAAAATGCTATTTGCTAATTAATGTCAGTCACTCCCTCATCATATTCAGATATATGCCAATATGCCATGCATATGGATATTTAAATTACATGTTTATAAAGAAAAGTTCTCATAAGAAATCTCCTATAGATGAAGAACTGAATATAGAAATCCTCCTTCTCTTCCTGCTTTCTAACATGTCCTGTGAAACAGAAAATCTATCCAACACAGATCTTAGAGCTTGATGAACAGACCCTGCCAGAAACTGGCGGTACTCAGCATCTTCAACATTTTGTTCTTTGCAGTTAATTATCACAAACACATTCTTCATCCTTCCTCCCAAGGTTGCAATCTCAGCCCTTATTATCATAAGATGAAGTGCATCAAGTGCTTGTCTTATATCAGTTAATAACCCGGGTTTGTATTCACAGCATAGTGATGCCCTGATTGAGTAAGGGAAGCCATTCAATCCTCCCTCCTGTTCTTCAATTCTTATTTCATCACTGTCCTTTGGTATCATTAGGCCTTCACTAGCTTGTGCTGCATTTGTTTTCAGATCTTTCAAATGTCTAATAACCTCACCCAGCAAGGTTGCTTTGTCCAACTGAGTTCAAAAAGTATACAAAGAATACTCAGATTTATAAGTTacgaataaataatttaacatgTGAGTTTGTAGTGACATGAGTTTCATTATTGAAAGCACGAGCAAAACAAAGTTGGACAGTTAATGTTAAGTTCTTCTCATCCTTTTTTTCTAGAAAAGAAACTGAAATTGTGTTcttgcaaataaataaaacaatcaaaacaaGACTTCAAAACCTAGCAAAATGGCTTTACTCGCATATATGGATCCTAAAATAAGGTCATTTACTACCTGATCTGCAAGTTAATAGTTTGAGCATCCAAGAAGTCTTATAATACCTTTTGAGATGCATTGGTTAAGAATTTATCGTTGAACTTAATTGCTTAAGTATCAGTTGCAGTTGAAAGCTTCAATGCAGATGCATGCATAGTCAAAGCTTTTTTTTCATTGCAATCATCAACACAAGAGaggtaaattaaataaattatttagccTTTgagctaccattttttttttcatgacccTTCAACCAAATGACTTAATAAGCTCAACAATAATCCCAagttaatcaaattatttatatatgtatttgacaGGGAAGATAAAATATGTAAAGGAAAACATTCAATAATAAGCTGGCACCCAGATTTCCCTTTAAATATTCTTTCACGTGCAACAATAATTGAACGAACTCAAACAAGAGCCAATCAAaaacctgtttttttttttcaggttaaTGAAGAAACTGCCACAGATGACACATAACCTGTTCTCAGCATGATCAAAACCAACATTGACACAGGTTgcaaatttttagaattttgattTTAGCCATAACTCGACCCTAAAAGCAACTTCAAGGGATGAGAGTTGTTTCCATTTATacacactatttttattttgatcatgtTAGTCAATGTGTGATCTATAATACACTTCTTCATGCCAAGAATTAGACATCTCAAGCATGAAGTTGCAGGATTAGAGCCGTGAGTAATCTAATAACGGGTGGCCTGACAGGCCAAACAACGATCACTTGAATAGgacaaaaataaactaaaacataaaaataaagaaatgataACGGAGAAAGCATTATATTGAACTAACCTTCTTAGCACCTGGAATGACAGAGCGAAGTGTATCAAGATGTGCATTAATTCTTGCTCTCCTTCTCCTCTCTGCCTCACTATGGTTCTTCAAGGCTTCAATGCTTCTCTCAGGAGAAACACCCTTGCGTTCCAATTTGACAGGGGCCTCCACAAGCTCTCCCTTCTCCTTATCCAACACTAGAGACGAAGATGAACCATACCCATTTCCAATTACACCACAACTCACTTGAAAACCATCACTAATCCTATGTGGGGCAAAGGCTTCCATTTCCATGACAAAGAGTGAATAGAAACAGGTAAGAAGAAGAGTAGTAGTTTAGTTTTGAACACAAGAAGAAAACAACCACCTTGGAAAGTGAAGGTGAAGAAGGTGAAACTTTGGCTTTGGCTGCGCTTTGTTGTGTAATTTCCATAAGGGAAAAGATAGTTGTTGGTTGGTGTTTGAGACAAAACTCAATGATGAAGTGGCAAAGGTATGTTGTTTGTCATGTTGGGGTTGGAGTGTATTTGGAATGAAAGATGCAGTGAAaagtgttgtgttgtgatgtgttgtgttgtgtcagATGTGTGTAGTATCAGTGTAGTGTTGtatggtgatgatgatggttGTGGTGGCTTTGCTGAGATCCATTCCAGAAGATAGTACTGTTGCTGTTACGGATTACCTGTTCTGGTGGGGGACAAGTCCTACAACACCACACTTTTTAAGACCACAACTTCTTGtcccttttcttttaaaatagaaatgCCACATGTGTAAATTTCTGTACAACATTctgtataaaagaaaaagaactaaaaaaatttaaataatgaaaagtgataaaagaaaaaaaatagtattataaaGGAtactttgaaaaaatattgtatgaataatataattctAAAACAGGTTGTATTATAACTCAAGttcttgtttttaaaaaaataaaaatgaatttatgatctttttttaatataacttttcttattcatattcaagtttcataattatattttggaaaaaaatatataaatatagcaTTAATCTTTGATAGATAACAGTCTTTTATTCTATTCTATAATTAAGTGCATGAATTAATTCACATAAAAATAATCCAACTTAATCAAGATATCAAATTCGAGAGAAAATTTCATAATCTACAGTGattttacctattttttaatgtatagacatagttgcattaaatattattgcctagaaagataaaaaagtcTTTTACTCTGTTGTTTATCATTATTGTCTTTTATCTGACTTTATATATACATGTAGACTGTAGTATCTAGGAATCGTTTTTTACTTTATCGTTTaacattcttccttttttacagctttaacattattttcttttatcctaTTATACATACCTTTATCTAAGAAAATCATGTTTTACTCAACCTTAGTTTTCCTAAAGCCGCtcccttcttttcttctttgagAATATTGGATTATTGCATTTGAGATATCTTGTCATTTCTGATTCCTCAATTTACACTGAGAATATCACCTGCTATATATATCCAAGACTTGCGCGTGTCACATAAATAATGATTATCGACATCTCATACTACAAAACTTTACCCTCCACTGTAATTAGTAAATGGTAAATATATCCAAAACAAATTCAAGTCCATAAGAGtgtaaaaaaatcttcagaTTCAAACTTCTTCTCGAGTGCTGAGTGTTGAAAATTCACTATTGGAAAGTTTGTCGTAGTTAATCTAACCCAAATCAGCCTTTATGGAATTGAACAATATTTGTCCACACGCACAGTTATGTACCATCACGAGTGGTGAttcaggaaaagaaaaaaatacatgagTGTGTAATAATGACAAATGCATATTTTAGCACATTTTGAAAAGAATCTTAGGTACATTAGATTGAGTCAAGAGTTTGAGATCGTTGaggcatataatatattattaataaacatcTTATTCAACATAAATGATTAATATGTTGAAAGTAAAACTAgtttgatatttgataaaaataattataggttaaactttatttattttttaattgaattttaatttagtcaAAAAAAATTCTCCTAATGAGTTagaagattaaaataatattattaacgcacaaaatgaaatttcacgttgaataaaaataaaagaattaaataatttataaatgagaaaaagatCTGATATGAAAGTAGAATCATCATTTCAAATTTACAGATTTTATTCTCATTTATGCTttaacatatattattaattgtttgtCATTAACTGAATGGCTATTGGTTCATACACAATATATAAACTGCATTAGCAGTAATTGGGATTCCTTGTGATctctaaattgattttattaattgCCGCAATTTACGTTTGCGTCTGAAACGCACACTaggcttgaattttcttttggaaTCATGTACAGCGATTTCTGGGAGAATGTGTTGGgggcttttgtttcttttgtttaatGAGTAATTGCAAGCTTTTAAGTTAGGCAAAAGCCAATTTTGGATGGCACCCTTTAGGTTAAAGAGCCagctaatcaatttttttaataagctaATTATCCCTTTGCCAATCACTTTCCTTTGACAATAGCATTGTAATCCATTATCCACGTCATCGATGGTGACACAAACACAGCTTTATTTGAACATGACCACTTAGATTCACACACTTTATCTTAATGGGATGGAGATTTTCCTTTCTCACActtattttaatcctttatgTGGTGGTCCTCAACTTTCCACTTTGCAAACATGAATAATTTTTCAAGGTTGGTTACTTGGTTCATTGTCCACGTTTTTTATGAGGCTTGAATTTCCAAAAGACATCTCTCTATTTCGTTTAGTACATTTAACTTTGCCATGCACCGAATAATCACACCAtgaataatgattttgattGTGTGGTTCTTGaaacaaatcatttttttccttatttttcaataatgatATTgaccaaatttaaatttatgatctaattaaattatttaagccCCAGACTGATATAGTGAAATTCGATTAATGATCCACAGATTAAATTATAAGCATTCCTTCCAATCACTGAAAAAGATGGTAGGCACGTTATTGTATAAGGATAAAAGAAGAATATGTCAAAGTGGCTCATTTCTTTATACACGCCACTTaattttatccattttttaCAGTAGTATATGATTGATACGAATAAAAGTCACTGAAACATATATGAAATGTTTCAGGTTTCTACTCCAGCAAACTGATCAAGTAGTAATGTGCAGAAGATCTGATCTCAAATATAAGTTTGTGGAATAGCCAAAGAAAACTTGTTTGTAGTGGTGATCACTCATCTCTACTTTAATCAATGCCTAGTATAAGTACACTGCAAAACTTCAAAACAGTGCTACCAAATCAAGGAAATGATTCATGTTATAGTTTTATTTGTAATTGCGatcaaaatgttaaaaaaaaaagctaaatgtatttttaatttattatattttactattatttcattttagtacTCTTGGGGTGTAAAATTTTGAGgctaaaagtaaaattttgtaaGTATTGGAATGGAATGAAATGATAGAACTTGATATTGAGGTCATGTTTGATTAGTCATCGAAAATGATATAAATTGATTTGGTGCAATGAAAATAAGTTATTGAATTTATATATTCTTTCAAAAGAGTAAGGAAAAGATCATCAAAGATATGTTGCTTCGATCTAATATATAAAGACAAataacaatacattttcaatAGAGAGGGTGAAGATTCAGGTGTCAacatcataaataattaatttgaataagtTATCAATTTGTACAAATTTATCGAATTAAACTATAAATAAGCATAACAATAGTCATTTTTTCTTGGTTactaaaaattacaagaaaCCACCAACATGCCGCACAAGAAAAATGACTTTTGATTACAAGGACAATGTGTATATTTGAACTCATTCATTTATGCAATTCACAATTTCTATAATTGTTTTACTTTGACAATTTACATTTGatgcaattttctttttctacattTCTTCTCCAAACTCTATAcactttctaatttttatttcttctctaaACTTAAATTTACTTACTTTTTGTTCTTTGATTTCTTacaattttcatattatttcctagtttaatttcaatttacCTCTCCAGCACTTTACATTTctgacattttaattattgtttacatttcaatttaattttctttcaaaagtctTTTACATTAcaaatttgttgttttctttatcttataactttattcatcaatcaatttgCACATTTCTATTcgtttaaaaatatctttattataaaaaaactataaacttattagaaaattattttgattatcttCAAGCAAGTGTATTTTCAATCTACAACATATTTACCtaataattattgaaaatcatCTCTATAACAAATTATAATCATCAAAATGAGCATTTTCGATAGTAATACAATAATACATGATTTTGTTAAGAATTTATGTTTGTTCAATTAATGTCATATTTTCTTTAGTTGAAAGTCATATCAACTATtagtttaagaaaaaagaactcataattacaattatgtctcactaaataaaataagttgtttGTAGTTGATTAAAATCAAGAgtgaaaaattcaattattaaaattatttttttatcataaataagtaagttttaaaagttttattttgattatttgtgttttcgaaagttttattttgattcttaatATTTTCAAGTCTCATTTCGGtacgttaaattttaaaagtttcatttttgtcatttatgtttttaaaagtttcattttaattatttatgttttcacATGTTTCATTTTGATTATTTCTTCTAATTCCTATAAGTGTGTcgttaactttaaattttaaaataattaatttaaaatagtggTGGCTAAAACCATCACTATCTTTTTAAAATGCATTTAATCACCTATTTTTCTAACCTTACAACATAAACAATGCAATCATCATCTATTCAGATTTACAATCCCTTTCAGCACTACAATCatcatcaacaaacaaatcaaatgtgCAACACCCATCCACCAAACAACACCATCGCACCATCTCATAGCCATACCATGACCCAGCACCAACATAAATCAGAAACGTTAGGTCCCAACGGTGATAAGAAGTTTTAGATCTGACgtttaaccatttttttttactctgcaCAACACATCGTGACTATGTTAATCACATTTTCCCGTAATTATATGCAATGTAAAGATTTTTTGGCTCACCACAACTATACTTTAAAAGCATAAATAATATAGGTTTAGTTATCCATTTAGTTTCTacaatttttaaacttattccTTTTAGTCCCAATgattaataaatgaattttttagttcctagagtttacattttaattctcaaaatatattttttgttaaattttttaactaatgagttaaaaaattttaatgacatagactttttaggaattaaaatgtaaattttaaggactaaaaattctaattattatttatgggGACTAAAAGgaataaatttagaaactataagaactaaatgaataattaaatcaataatacATCTTTCACATATAACTCACAAACCTGACATTCAAATCAACTATTTTACTAATCATATAATAAGCCAGTGTTGTCAGTTTGtcaccaaaaaaattaaggttATGCAAGCTTGCAGACAAGTTAAGAATAATTTCACTTAAGCAAGTAATATCTagtcaaaattattaatagCGAATTGTTAAGTATAAATGTTTAAGACATTTTGCAGTAAGTTGTACTTAGTCTCGATCAGTTCAGTGCTATTTCTTTATAATGTTAATAACATCCTAAGTGGAAGCCCTTTTGATGTAAACAGGATACTTCTATAGGGAGGCTTGATTTGATTCGATTCAAATTCAATACCTTATCGCATCATCTAGTTCATATGTTGTCACATTGTCCTTGTTTTGTTACATGACATGTAACAAAACATTATGAAAAGCACAATAGATGATGTTTCAAAGATCAATATTAAAGGCTCAACAAATACAACACTCTGAAGATTTTCAGATTTATCATAACGATACATGTGAAAAAAACAAAGTAGGTTGCAAGATATATTCCCTAGAAACTTTAATTGGAGAGCAAGTTCCAGCAACAACAACCACTTGAAGAATAAATGTCTTTGGGATAGGAATCATCTGCAAGAAGCCAAAAGGAGATGTTGATCGTAAATGTCGACTCAAGTTTGTCTAAAAAGACACAAGGTCTAAGAACTGATCTTAAGTCACTATATAATCCCCCACCTGCAACTATAGTGGAAGTGTTGAATATTGATGAATAGTTATTAGaattaaaaactatataattttaacttttataaaaatatgtttctttgtaataaaatataagaaattataaGAATCTCGAGAGAGTGTTAATTACATATTCTGTTAGACTCttttttagtaattattttttattaaaggaaATTCATGTGAGTTACACTGATTTGATGAGATTCTATTCCATGGATTTGAACAAGGAAGAGTGtaagggaagaaaaaaataaattcattgacAACATTTTTCTAGTTTGAGTACCCTGTTTAGTAAAGTGATCCAAATCAGCTGTgttcatctaaaaaaaaaatagaaaaatcagcTACCTTCCAATACCTAATATTCAAAACAATCTTTTTAGTAATACTTAGAGCATGTTTGGAAATTTGGTGAAAAACTATTTGAGGCAAAAATACTTTTGGTAAAGGATCAagatctttactttttttttatttgctagATTTATATTGAAATACGTGTCACaataattttaactataaaTCAAACATGTACTTAATAGTTGAAATAATGAAcctataaagtaaaaaaaaaaaataatgaacctGAAGTTATTCCGTACCGTTTGCCCGCTGTGTTGCTAACTTTCATAgaaatttagaaatattttgaacaaaaatatatataaaagaaaaaagaaaaaaattgagttcCATTTTTTCCTTTCCATTTTATTGTGTCAGTTGTGTCTGGatatttgggtttatttttttCTGCAATGATATTTGGTCCACAAGCAGCTAAAAGCCTAAATCTTAGATGTGGGTAATAGGCCAATACCCAGTGCCAATTGCTGGGGCAACATGTAATAATTTTGAAGCGGAAATTGTACCCCTTCCCTTTTTCCTCTTCCCACTCcccatttattttttgtttcctaaAAGACCAAAATACCTCTTAACTTCTGAACTTCCATTTAAAATTTTCCAAACGAGGGAGTGCGAATATCAGTTCCGTTACTGTTGAGACACAGAATCCATGGTCACTTTTCCACAAGTAGCCCAATAAGAAAAGCTTGGGATAAGGATTAGTAGCTAATTATCTAGCTATGCATTAAGCAGCATAGACGTAGGAAAGTAACGAAATATGATTTTGAGTGCCATTATTCTTCCTATTGAATATCAATCTTAAAAGGAGGATAGTGATCGATGAATCTCTAATAATTCCTTCGCAAATATCACTTCGTACACTTAGCACAAAATAATAAGATACTATCATTTTTATGAAgattttatctttctcttcacCTAATTCTAATAATCAATGGACATGTTTGGGACAGttgaaatttcacaattttagcTACtttgtagaaaataattttgaccAAACTAACTTATAAGCTActcaaaataacttataaactaCTAATAGAATGGCTAACGAAATACACTTGAAGTGGGAAAATTAGTACATGCAAATTTTGTTGTAGTATATATAGAGTCATTGCTCCACCATAAGGTTGTGGAAAAGTGATCTCCATCATCGCAAAAGAGTCTTTATATAGAAGATTCTCCAACATGAGCTGCCTACAAGAGTTTATTAGCCCAAAGGCCAAAGAATCATTGCTCAAAATGCCATATTCCCCACGTGCAATCAGAGATTGTTGTAATGTTCTTAGAATTTGGTGCAGATTCTCACCAAACCTTCCAGACTATTTTTTCCATCTGGATATACCAAATTTGATTCGCTACAATATAAATCATCATCATAGGATTGAACACACGACAACTTAATTAGTCATCTTTGTTTGCTTTTGTCCTGTGTGAGATATGAGGGCATAGAAATCCTTCTCAAAACTTACTCACCTCTCTTTATAATTTGCtcaataaccttttttttttaaatattttgtgttgCATCTTTACAAATGGCACAACTCCTTTATTGtgccatatatatatacatggt
Above is a window of Glycine soja cultivar W05 chromosome 12, ASM419377v2, whole genome shotgun sequence DNA encoding:
- the LOC114379094 gene encoding transcription factor bHLH30-like, giving the protein MEMEAFAPHRISDGFQVSCGVIGNGYGSSSSLVLDKEKGELVEAPVKLERKGVSPERSIEALKNHSEAERRRRARINAHLDTLRSVIPGAKKLDKATLLGEVIRHLKDLKTNAAQASEGLMIPKDSDEIRIEEQEGGLNGFPYSIRASLCCEYKPGLLTDIRQALDALHLMIIRAEIATLGGRMKNVFVIINCKEQNVEDAEYRQFLAGSVHQALRSVLDRFSVSQDMLESRKRRRISIFSSSSIGDFL